A genomic stretch from Telmatocola sphagniphila includes:
- a CDS encoding alpha/beta fold hydrolase produces the protein MFRRITLSALLTLAVFGSTFMPVQAGEARAETPKVAHRTVKIDGLDIFYREAGPKDAPTILLLHGFPTSSHMFRNLIPALADKYHVVAPDYPGFGQSSAPPVDKFTYTFDKLAEVVEKFTERIGLTKYTLYVQDYGAPVGYRLAVKHPERVTGLVVQNGNAYEEGLDNDFWKPLKAYWKDRTEENAKPLRGFLTLAGTKWQYTDGVRNVEAISPDTWTIDQTLLDRPGNQEIQLALFYDYRTNLPLYPAWQAYFRKHQPPTLIVWGKNDKIFPAEGAQPYKRDLKNIEFHLLDTGHFALEEDGQQIASLMREFLQKNVKK, from the coding sequence ATGTTTCGACGCATCACACTATCCGCACTGCTCACTCTTGCCGTTTTTGGATCAACCTTCATGCCAGTTCAAGCCGGTGAAGCGAGGGCGGAAACCCCGAAGGTGGCGCACCGCACCGTCAAGATCGATGGCCTCGACATCTTCTATCGGGAGGCGGGACCGAAGGACGCACCCACGATTCTGCTCCTTCATGGCTTCCCAACTTCCTCGCATATGTTCCGCAACTTGATCCCGGCGTTGGCTGACAAGTACCACGTCGTCGCCCCCGATTATCCCGGCTTCGGCCAGAGTTCCGCCCCGCCTGTGGACAAGTTCACCTACACCTTCGACAAACTGGCCGAAGTCGTGGAGAAGTTCACCGAAAGGATCGGTCTGACGAAATACACTCTTTACGTCCAGGACTACGGTGCGCCAGTCGGCTATCGACTCGCCGTCAAGCACCCGGAGCGTGTGACAGGACTTGTCGTACAAAACGGCAACGCCTACGAGGAAGGGCTGGATAACGATTTCTGGAAGCCGCTGAAAGCGTACTGGAAGGACCGTACGGAGGAGAATGCGAAGCCGCTCCGTGGTTTTCTGACGCTCGCAGGGACCAAGTGGCAATACACCGATGGGGTCCGCAACGTCGAAGCCATCAGCCCGGACACCTGGACCATCGACCAGACGCTCCTCGACCGTCCCGGCAATCAGGAAATCCAGTTGGCCCTGTTCTACGATTACCGAACCAACTTACCGCTTTACCCGGCATGGCAGGCTTACTTCCGCAAGCATCAGCCACCGACGTTGATCGTGTGGGGCAAGAACGACAAGATTTTCCCCGCCGAGGGAGCGCAGCCCTACAAGCGGGACTTGAAAAACATCGAGTTCCACCTGCTTGATACCGGCCACTTCGCCCTGGAAGAGGACGGCCAGCAGATCGCCAGCCTGATGCGGGAGTTCCTGCAAAAAAACGTCAAGAAATAG
- a CDS encoding VOC family protein: protein MSNLIAAVALVVRDYDEAIHFFTQVLRFTVEDTPLPSGKRWVTVRPCGGGTALLLAKAATPEQSARVGDQTGGRVFLFLHTDDFWRDYHEMRGRGVQFAEEPRVEEYGTVAVFLDLYGNRWDLVGPRSADGQ from the coding sequence ATGTCGAACTTAATTGCCGCCGTCGCCCTGGTCGTGCGTGACTACGACGAGGCGATTCACTTCTTCACCCAGGTCTTGCGGTTCACGGTCGAGGACACCCCACTTCCGAGCGGCAAGCGCTGGGTGACCGTACGCCCGTGTGGAGGCGGCACGGCACTGCTGTTGGCGAAAGCGGCGACCCCGGAACAATCGGCACGAGTGGGCGACCAGACAGGCGGGCGGGTGTTCCTGTTCCTTCATACCGACGATTTCTGGCGGGACTACCACGAGATGAGAGGCCGGGGCGTCCAGTTCGCCGAGGAGCCGAGAGTCGAGGAGTACGGGACCGTCGCCGTTTTCCTCGACCTGTACGGCAACCGCTGGGACTTGGTGGGACCACGGTCTGCCGACGGTCAGTGA
- a CDS encoding GyrI-like domain-containing protein gives MNIEIVEEPIRFHLHGIGSVVENERFGEVGFRLMNEMWQVVKKATIATTGINHWVYMPDHRMFVGVELRSPQQPSTPDLLEPLEFELQRYLKHVHVGPYQALPQKWKDLKAELAARGETIGSPSLEIYGHHCDDPSKLETTILISLQTKSKITP, from the coding sequence ATGAACATCGAAATCGTTGAGGAACCGATCCGATTCCACCTGCACGGCATTGGTAGCGTCGTCGAGAACGAACGATTCGGCGAGGTTGGCTTTCGCCTCATGAACGAAATGTGGCAAGTGGTCAAGAAGGCGACGATTGCGACGACCGGCATCAACCATTGGGTTTATATGCCTGACCACAGGATGTTCGTCGGCGTTGAACTTCGCAGCCCACAGCAACCTTCGACTCCCGATCTGCTTGAGCCGCTTGAGTTCGAGTTGCAAAGATACCTGAAGCACGTCCATGTTGGCCCGTATCAAGCATTGCCTCAAAAGTGGAAGGACTTGAAGGCCGAGCTTGCTGCTCGTGGCGAGACCATCGGCTCTCCTTCGCTGGAGATTTACGGGCATCATTGCGACGACCCATCGAAATTGGAGACAACGATCTTGATAAGCCTCCAAACGAAATCGAAAATCACCCCTTGA
- a CDS encoding CIA30 family protein, whose translation MNSNGFSYRATVQTKKDEWIEVRVPLDKFEATSFGRVFKDAGPVKPEEVNALSFMLSDKKAGAFKMEVESIKVKRAGK comes from the coding sequence GTGAACAGCAATGGTTTCTCGTATCGTGCCACTGTCCAGACCAAGAAGGACGAATGGATCGAGGTCAGAGTCCCGCTCGACAAGTTCGAGGCTACATCGTTTGGACGAGTGTTCAAAGACGCCGGGCCAGTGAAGCCCGAAGAGGTCAATGCCCTGAGCTTCATGTTGAGTGACAAGAAGGCCGGGGCGTTCAAGATGGAGGTCGAGTCGATCAAGGTTAAGCGGGCGGGGAAGTGA
- a CDS encoding pyridoxamine 5'-phosphate oxidase family protein, producing the protein MRQFPSDVAFTPAVKGIQQAKGSRASYARVEQGRGWQTRVTPDLAGFLSGLDMFYLGTANAEGQPYIQYRGGSPGFLKVLDEKTLAFADFGGNRQYITLGNLSENPQAFIFLMDYANSQRVKIWGTAKVIEDDADLLDQLRDPDYPGKVERAIVLTVEAWDINCPQHIHKRIPLRQITPLIEELQGRIADLEAQLAEALAKSGSES; encoded by the coding sequence ATGAGACAGTTCCCCAGCGACGTTGCCTTTACCCCCGCCGTGAAAGGCATCCAACAGGCCAAGGGATCACGAGCAAGCTACGCCAGGGTCGAACAAGGCCGGGGCTGGCAAACTCGTGTGACGCCGGACCTCGCTGGGTTTCTGTCGGGGCTGGATATGTTCTATCTCGGGACAGCGAACGCCGAAGGTCAACCGTACATCCAGTACCGTGGCGGCAGTCCTGGCTTCTTGAAAGTGCTGGACGAGAAGACGCTCGCCTTCGCCGACTTCGGGGGCAACCGGCAATACATCACGCTGGGCAACCTCTCCGAGAACCCGCAAGCGTTCATCTTCCTGATGGACTACGCCAACTCTCAGCGGGTCAAGATCTGGGGGACTGCCAAGGTCATTGAGGATGATGCTGATTTGCTCGACCAACTTCGTGACCCGGACTATCCGGGCAAGGTCGAACGGGCCATCGTCTTGACCGTCGAAGCCTGGGACATCAACTGTCCTCAACACATTCACAAGCGAATTCCTCTGCGGCAGATCACGCCGCTGATTGAAGAACTACAAGGCCGTATTGCCGACTTAGAAGCACAACTCGCCGAAGCGCTGGCCAAAAGCGGTTCGGAATCTTGA
- a CDS encoding IS630 family transposase, protein MKVALPILLSDEERQTLTSWSRGRSTPARLVLRAKIILAAAAGVLNKDIAEECGTSKPTVARWRTRFAKLRLAGIERDASRPGRTPAISGKVVEEILRKTTQEKPSGATHWSTRTMAQEVGVSKATVQRVWSSHGLKPHLHKTFKVSNDPQFAEKLWDVVGLYLNPPEHALVLSCDEKSQIQALDRTQKSLPMVPGRCGTLTHDYMRHGTTTLFAALNVAEGVVIGECMPRHRHQEWIKFLKRIDAATDPALDLHLIVDNYATHKHPKVRRWLARHPRFHMHFTPTSSSWMNLVERWFRDLTDKRLRRGTFRSVPQLIQAIEDYIDHHNNTGKGFQWTAKAEAILDKVRRARATLDKTHSV, encoded by the coding sequence ATGAAAGTCGCGCTGCCAATCTTACTTTCTGACGAGGAACGACAAACGTTGACTTCTTGGTCTCGGGGACGAAGTACTCCCGCTCGGCTGGTCCTTCGGGCGAAGATCATACTCGCGGCGGCCGCGGGTGTATTGAACAAGGACATTGCTGAGGAATGCGGCACTTCGAAGCCCACGGTGGCGCGCTGGCGGACCCGATTTGCGAAGCTGCGTTTGGCGGGTATCGAACGGGATGCTTCGCGGCCGGGTCGAACGCCAGCGATCAGCGGGAAAGTCGTCGAAGAAATTCTCCGAAAGACCACTCAGGAGAAACCATCCGGTGCGACTCATTGGAGCACACGAACGATGGCCCAAGAGGTAGGAGTGAGCAAAGCCACCGTGCAGCGGGTCTGGTCGTCCCACGGTCTGAAGCCTCATTTGCATAAGACCTTCAAGGTATCGAATGATCCTCAATTCGCTGAGAAACTGTGGGATGTAGTGGGCTTGTACTTGAACCCTCCCGAGCACGCCCTGGTGCTCAGTTGCGATGAGAAGAGTCAGATACAAGCCCTTGATCGCACGCAAAAAAGCTTGCCGATGGTACCCGGCCGTTGCGGCACTCTGACTCACGATTACATGCGTCATGGCACCACCACTCTGTTCGCGGCCCTGAACGTGGCCGAGGGAGTAGTAATTGGCGAATGCATGCCGCGACATCGACACCAGGAATGGATCAAGTTTCTCAAACGGATCGATGCCGCCACCGATCCGGCCTTGGACTTGCATTTGATCGTGGACAACTACGCTACGCACAAGCATCCCAAGGTTCGGCGTTGGTTGGCCCGACATCCTCGATTCCACATGCATTTCACCCCCACGAGCAGTTCCTGGATGAATCTGGTGGAACGGTGGTTTCGCGACTTGACGGACAAACGACTGCGTCGAGGGACATTTCGAAGCGTGCCGCAATTAATCCAGGCGATTGAAGACTACATCGATCATCACAACAACACGGGAAAAGGATTCCAATGGACCGCCAAAGCCGAGGCTATTCTGGATAAAGTCCGCCGGGCGAGGGCTACCCTGGATAAAACACATTCTGTGTGA
- a CDS encoding alpha/beta hydrolase, producing MTILFLHGWHSVPGGVKPTYLKDYGHEVLNPALDGDNFTQAIKTAQAEFDQHHPQVVVGNSRGGAVAMNINSGSALGPHMPPRKKSKPVS from the coding sequence ATGACAATCCTCTTCCTGCACGGCTGGCACTCGGTCCCAGGCGGCGTCAAGCCGACCTACCTGAAGGACTACGGCCACGAAGTCCTGAATCCCGCCTTGGATGGCGACAACTTCACCCAGGCCATCAAAACCGCCCAGGCTGAGTTCGATCAGCATCACCCCCAGGTCGTCGTCGGAAATTCCCGTGGTGGGGCCGTGGCGATGAACATCAATAGTGGTTCGGCCTTGGGGCCGCACATGCCACCACGGAAGAAATCAAAGCCCGTGTCCTAA
- a CDS encoding TetR/AcrR family transcriptional regulator, translating into MERTKPSSETRQRILETADRLFYQDGIRMVGIDRIIADAEVAKMSLYKHFPSKDDLILAVLKYREEKILEFFTAAMERHGKRTKDKLRAFFAALKDFFESPGFRGCAFQNAAVELADPAHAGTKFVKDHKRRFQEFLAGLVEESVGKGAAKVALAVGLLVEGAIVTAVIQGSPDAVDVARDAALKMVEEANGV; encoded by the coding sequence ATGGAACGAACGAAACCCAGTTCTGAAACCCGCCAGAGAATCCTGGAAACTGCCGACCGGCTGTTCTACCAGGACGGTATTCGGATGGTCGGCATCGACCGGATCATCGCCGATGCGGAAGTCGCCAAGATGAGCCTCTACAAGCACTTCCCGTCCAAAGACGACCTGATTCTGGCTGTTTTGAAGTATCGGGAAGAGAAGATTTTGGAGTTCTTCACGGCTGCGATGGAACGGCACGGTAAGCGGACGAAAGACAAGCTGCGGGCCTTTTTCGCCGCCCTCAAGGACTTTTTCGAGAGTCCCGGTTTCCGTGGATGTGCATTTCAGAACGCCGCCGTGGAACTGGCCGACCCTGCACATGCAGGAACGAAGTTCGTGAAGGATCACAAGCGCCGGTTCCAGGAGTTTCTGGCCGGTTTGGTCGAGGAATCGGTCGGCAAGGGGGCGGCGAAGGTTGCCCTCGCCGTGGGTTTACTCGTGGAAGGGGCAATCGTGACAGCAGTGATTCAGGGTTCGCCTGACGCCGTGGACGTGGCCCGTGACGCCGCCTTGAAAATGGTGGAGGAAGCGAACGGCGTGTAA
- a CDS encoding DUF2199 domain-containing protein, whose product MTNGFFCGKCGQFHAELPMDFGADAPAPFYSIPQAEQDARCELTSDLCMIDQKEFYVRGCLEIPVIDGPRPFVWGVWTSLSKHNIKRMAELWESPGRESEPLSFGWLCTSLPLYPETLLLKTNVRTRPVGYRPLVELEPTDHPLAIEQRNGITMKRVRELAEALLLSDESMRIFKTVSDKVNCQKFA is encoded by the coding sequence ATGACTAACGGCTTTTTTTGCGGCAAATGTGGTCAATTCCACGCCGAGCTTCCGATGGATTTCGGGGCCGACGCACCAGCGCCATTTTACTCGATTCCGCAAGCGGAACAGGACGCTCGGTGCGAATTGACCTCCGATCTGTGCATGATTGACCAGAAAGAGTTCTACGTTCGAGGATGTTTGGAGATTCCGGTGATAGACGGACCACGGCCTTTCGTTTGGGGTGTTTGGACTTCCCTAAGCAAACACAATATCAAACGCATGGCCGAGCTATGGGAATCGCCAGGGCGAGAAAGCGAGCCACTGTCTTTCGGCTGGTTGTGTACATCACTTCCGCTTTACCCGGAGACTTTGCTCTTGAAAACGAATGTGCGTACCCGTCCGGTTGGATATCGCCCTTTGGTGGAATTAGAACCGACCGATCATCCATTGGCGATTGAGCAGCGAAACGGGATTACAATGAAGCGTGTTCGAGAACTTGCTGAAGCCTTGCTACTCTCTGACGAATCGATGAGAATATTCAAAACTGTAAGCGATAAAGTAAATTGTCAGAAGTTTGCATGA
- a CDS encoding WD40 repeat domain-containing protein: MGARKMFNICISLVIFSSTWPEKPFFLADKVYRIPNSSVDTKLLFLKDDTLLVASLTSKGDTNLYRLRKGENLEFFKKIDDHINQLAYGAETDSCFFSTNSGLIFKINKSNDFQIEEIVNCKQRISRIWISQNESRIIAAGTDGRIFDIDVRLKRIKKTYHSNQKYAILSIDVDTKHEIMYFGTADAMIYKYDFNKNKSTQEYGIHTGKVNKIILHDSAAKMLSLSGHGSIIDTELGNNKDKKVYDLPMEPVIDAKLINNILVVAWEGGFMTMHNLADGKMDFVNKKELYLSIFSFACSNDLKILAIANKFNELKIYKKK, encoded by the coding sequence ATGGGTGCGAGAAAAATGTTTAATATATGCATATCACTTGTGATATTTTCAAGCACATGGCCTGAGAAGCCCTTCTTTTTAGCCGATAAAGTTTATCGTATCCCGAATAGTTCGGTAGATACTAAACTCCTCTTTTTAAAGGATGATACTCTTCTTGTGGCCTCATTAACTTCAAAAGGCGACACGAACTTATATCGATTGCGGAAAGGCGAAAATCTTGAATTCTTCAAAAAAATAGATGATCATATAAACCAGCTTGCGTATGGGGCTGAAACTGATTCTTGTTTTTTTTCAACGAACAGCGGATTAATATTTAAGATAAATAAAAGCAACGACTTTCAGATAGAAGAAATAGTTAATTGCAAACAGCGAATTTCGAGAATATGGATTTCACAAAATGAATCAAGAATTATTGCTGCCGGCACTGATGGTAGAATATTTGACATTGACGTAAGACTGAAACGAATTAAAAAAACGTATCATTCCAATCAAAAGTACGCAATTTTATCAATTGATGTTGATACTAAACATGAGATAATGTACTTCGGTACTGCTGACGCAATGATATACAAATATGATTTCAACAAAAATAAATCTACTCAAGAATACGGAATACACACTGGCAAAGTAAATAAAATTATTTTGCACGACTCAGCAGCGAAAATGCTCTCACTGTCAGGGCACGGCAGCATAATAGATACCGAACTTGGAAATAACAAAGACAAAAAAGTATATGATTTGCCAATGGAGCCAGTTATAGACGCCAAACTTATAAATAACATTTTGGTTGTTGCCTGGGAAGGCGGGTTTATGACCATGCATAATTTGGCCGATGGTAAAATGGATTTTGTTAATAAAAAAGAACTGTATTTATCAATTTTTTCATTTGCATGCAGTAATGATTTAAAAATATTAGCAATTGCAAACAAATTCAACGAACTAAAAATATATAAAAAAAAATAA
- a CDS encoding metallophosphoesterase family protein: MGNHELNALAYHTEDSEVPGQFLRRHSPKNQKQHRATLEQLKPDELKFYLDWFRTLPMWFDLEGLRAVHACWDEKSMSQIAADLEQQGGITTELLHSACKKGNALFGPVEVILKGKEGKLPEGASFQDKDGHVRTEIRTRWYLAPSGHTYRTYAFQSDEIECDLELDQGVISSAEPYPETDKPVFVGHYWLSANQPQILATNVACVDFSVAKGGYLCAYRWNGEQILSNANFVWVKAQLS, encoded by the coding sequence ATGGGCAATCACGAACTGAACGCTCTCGCTTACCACACCGAAGACTCGGAAGTGCCAGGACAATTCCTTCGCCGACACAGTCCCAAAAACCAAAAACAGCATCGGGCGACCCTCGAACAGTTGAAGCCCGACGAACTGAAGTTTTATCTAGATTGGTTCCGAACCCTCCCCATGTGGTTTGATCTTGAGGGGTTGCGTGCAGTTCATGCCTGCTGGGACGAAAAATCGATGTCCCAAATCGCCGCTGACCTTGAGCAACAAGGTGGCATCACTACCGAACTGTTGCATTCGGCCTGCAAGAAAGGCAACGCCCTTTTCGGCCCGGTTGAGGTGATTCTCAAGGGTAAAGAAGGCAAACTGCCGGAAGGAGCTTCCTTCCAGGACAAGGACGGTCACGTTCGCACCGAGATTCGCACCCGTTGGTACTTGGCCCCAAGCGGGCATACCTACCGGACCTACGCCTTTCAGTCCGATGAGATCGAGTGCGACCTGGAACTTGATCAAGGAGTGATTTCCTCTGCCGAACCGTATCCAGAAACCGACAAACCCGTTTTCGTCGGTCATTACTGGCTGTCTGCAAATCAACCTCAGATTTTGGCTACGAATGTGGCGTGCGTGGATTTCAGCGTTGCTAAGGGTGGGTACCTTTGTGCTTATCGCTGGAACGGTGAACAAATCTTGAGCAATGCCAACTTTGTTTGGGTGAAGGCACAGCTTTCCTGA
- the tnpC gene encoding IS66 family transposase, giving the protein MASAIPTSTETPVLDPTFLASFRSGKLTSEQAREFVHRDPLELQFLLLQLSVAVAAGTIPLGPNTPSGSIAPYLKSNANPKKKKGKAGPKPGHDGHYRPIPTRIDKRQTHQLEVCPCCQGALQRTDRQRLRIIEDIPDDLHAQTTEHTIHRDWCPKCKKQVEPVVPDALPGCQLGHRTTVLSAWLHYGLGTTTSQILEVFNGHLQMKLSVGGLTEIWHRLAEVLEPWYEQIHRECLLAGVLHADETGWRTEGVTSWLWCFARDDATYYRIHPKRGHEALKVFFTEAFQGVLVSDFWKAYDIVTQKRQKCWPHLLRDLTAVDEGSESGEDWPEFCKKLWRIYADAVRLEAGIEELQQESYDSRLLRLKTRITDLAVRPWTNRHARRLAKRLFDYGDDLLTFLEIEGVPKSNNKGEREIRPGVMMRKVSFGSHSQQGAQTRSILMSIYRTLKLREQDPLKETESALRTYTLTGKLPALPVKLSSGE; this is encoded by the coding sequence ATGGCTTCTGCGATTCCAACATCAACGGAAACTCCCGTTCTCGATCCCACTTTCCTGGCGTCGTTCCGAAGCGGAAAGCTGACTTCGGAACAAGCTCGGGAGTTCGTTCATCGAGATCCCCTGGAATTGCAGTTTCTGTTACTTCAGCTGAGCGTCGCGGTCGCTGCAGGCACGATACCTCTGGGGCCAAACACTCCCTCGGGATCCATCGCTCCCTACTTAAAGTCGAATGCGAATCCCAAGAAAAAGAAGGGAAAAGCCGGCCCCAAGCCTGGACACGACGGTCATTATCGCCCAATTCCCACCCGCATCGATAAACGCCAGACCCACCAACTGGAGGTCTGTCCCTGCTGCCAGGGAGCTCTGCAACGCACCGACCGCCAACGCCTAAGGATCATCGAAGATATTCCCGACGATTTGCACGCTCAGACGACCGAACACACGATTCATCGCGACTGGTGTCCCAAGTGCAAAAAGCAGGTCGAACCGGTTGTTCCCGACGCTCTGCCAGGCTGTCAGCTGGGCCATCGAACTACGGTCCTGTCGGCCTGGCTGCACTACGGACTGGGTACCACGACGAGTCAGATCCTGGAGGTCTTCAACGGCCACCTTCAGATGAAACTCAGCGTGGGCGGCTTGACCGAAATCTGGCACCGTCTGGCCGAGGTACTCGAACCCTGGTACGAGCAGATTCACCGCGAATGCCTTTTGGCCGGCGTCCTGCACGCCGATGAGACCGGCTGGCGAACCGAAGGAGTGACGTCCTGGCTGTGGTGTTTTGCGCGGGACGATGCGACCTATTATCGGATTCACCCCAAGCGGGGTCACGAGGCCTTGAAGGTCTTCTTCACGGAAGCCTTCCAGGGCGTTCTGGTCAGCGACTTCTGGAAAGCGTACGACATCGTGACCCAGAAGCGTCAGAAGTGTTGGCCTCACTTGTTGCGGGATCTGACGGCGGTCGATGAAGGCTCTGAAAGCGGCGAGGATTGGCCAGAATTCTGCAAGAAACTGTGGCGGATTTACGCCGATGCCGTGCGTTTGGAGGCGGGTATCGAAGAGTTGCAACAGGAGAGCTACGACAGCCGATTGCTGCGGCTTAAGACGCGGATCACCGATTTGGCGGTGCGACCGTGGACGAACCGGCACGCCCGGAGATTGGCCAAGCGTTTGTTCGATTACGGCGACGATCTGCTAACGTTTCTGGAAATAGAGGGAGTGCCCAAGAGCAACAATAAGGGGGAGAGAGAAATCCGACCGGGCGTGATGATGCGGAAAGTCAGTTTCGGCAGTCACAGCCAGCAGGGGGCTCAAACGCGAAGCATTCTGATGAGCATTTATCGCACCCTGAAGTTACGAGAGCAAGATCCTTTAAAGGAAACCGAATCGGCCCTCCGCACCTACACGCTTACAGGGAAACTACCTGCTCTACCCGTGAAGCTCAGTTCAGGAGAGTGA
- a CDS encoding SH3 domain-containing protein, whose product MTSNSKPMSILKHLIQIDEYRVHLSFQFPNGIQVRKAADAPSSEQDWKPLTQLNFFTSNFPERNPFNIPGPFYGADTDTCETGTAEAPHNVLLDRSSQEFVFAQPRCEDELRDIISAADCECFVGYGADGNDHWTLALIREWWQSRAYLLDLSSHVMGLPESKRRWERILSGEGEAYLRLYAFFIENRRLPSEKDRLPEIG is encoded by the coding sequence ATGACGAGCAACTCAAAACCTATGTCGATTCTGAAGCACCTTATCCAAATAGATGAATATCGTGTACACTTGTCGTTTCAGTTTCCCAACGGAATCCAAGTTCGAAAAGCAGCCGATGCACCATCTTCTGAACAAGACTGGAAACCTCTCACTCAACTCAACTTCTTTACCTCCAACTTCCCCGAACGCAACCCGTTCAACATTCCTGGGCCATTTTACGGAGCCGATACGGACACCTGCGAGACGGGGACTGCGGAAGCGCCCCACAATGTTCTGTTGGACCGGTCGAGCCAGGAATTCGTCTTCGCACAACCCCGATGCGAGGATGAACTGCGGGACATTATCAGCGCTGCGGACTGCGAGTGTTTCGTCGGATACGGGGCGGACGGCAACGACCATTGGACTCTGGCATTGATCCGGGAGTGGTGGCAATCACGAGCCTATCTGCTCGACCTTTCGTCGCACGTCATGGGTCTGCCAGAAAGTAAACGCCGGTGGGAGCGGATTCTGTCGGGGGAGGGTGAGGCGTACCTCCGCTTGTATGCGTTCTTCATAGAAAACCGGCGTCTTCCCTCCGAGAAAGATAGATTGCCGGAAATTGGATAG